The following nucleotide sequence is from Cellulosilyticum sp. I15G10I2.
AGCCAGAGAGTCATTCAGTCCCTTCGACAAGCCGGAGTGACAGAGATAAAGACAATTCAATACGCTATTAATAAACTCTATGAATACGAGAATGGCAGGCAAATTGATAAAGGCTATTCGGTACGAAATATCCTAGAAATCAAAACTCCCAATATGGATGAGGTAGGGAATATCATTGATACTGCCGTCAACATGGGCGCTAATGTTGTTCTATTCATATCTTTTGAACTATCCGAACCAGAACTCTATTATCAGCAAGCTTTAAATTTGGCAGTTGATCAAGCCATACAAAAGGCCAGAACAATTTCAGAAAACTTACGTATAAGATTAAACCCCATACCGATACGTATCATTGAAGGCAGTGCACCATCTATTCCTAGACAGCAGTTTTATCAGGAGGTTGCTGCAACGCCCATCCTGCCTGGTGATTTAAGAATTGAAGCATTTGTTACAGCAGATTTCTGCTATGCAAAATAATATAACTAAAAGGAGAGATGAGAAAATATTTTCTCATCTCTCCTTTTAGTTATACGCACCGTTTAATGCCTTACTGCTTTGCAAGACTGCAGATGATCTCCACACACACATCGATCCCGAGCTTGGAGGTATTAAAGCTGATATCATAATAGTCAGCAACGCCAAACTCTGTATGGGTATAATAGGTACAATATTTTCTTCTCATCTTATCTATCGTACGAATCTGCTCACTGACTTTAGCCTCAGCCGCATCAGGCATTTTATTCGCCATGCGTTTTAGACGCCAATAAGGATCCGCATGTACAAATACATGCAACGCATGATCATATTCCTTTAAAATGGTATTTGCATTGCGGCCAACGATCACACAATTACCTTTTTCAGCAACTATTTTAATGATCTGCTGCTGAGCATCAAAGAGTTTTTCACTGAGTGGCTTATTATAAAAATCAAAAAGACTCTGAGAAAAACCAAAGTTCATCGGAACCTTCTCATCCCATTTTAACAGACTTTCTACGTCTACATTGGACTCTCTTGCAGTTTTTAGAATCAGTTCTTTATCATAATACTCATAATTAAGAGCCTTAGCCACTTTATTTCCTATTTCTCCTCCGCCCGCTCCAAATTCACGGCTGATAGTAATAACTTTTCTCATAGGTTTATCCTCCAAAACTGACTATAAAACTTTATTTAAGAAGTCAATGGTTCTGGCTTCTTTCGGATTCACAATGACTTCTTGCGGTGGCCCTTGTTCTACAATATAGCCGTCATCCATAAATACAACTCTATCCGCCACTTCTTTTGCAAAGCCTATCTCATGGGTTACAACAACCATCGTCATACCGCCTAAAGTAAGCTCCTTCATAACTGCCAGCACTTCACCAACCATTTCAGGGTCCAGTGCTGATGTGGGCTCATCAAAAAGCATGAT
It contains:
- a CDS encoding SIMPL domain-containing protein, whose amino-acid sequence is MAQPLSMNHCSNSNNMTLNGQGHVMATPDLAVIHLGVQTTGPDLSEIQSENARISQRVIQSLRQAGVTEIKTIQYAINKLYEYENGRQIDKGYSVRNILEIKTPNMDEVGNIIDTAVNMGANVVLFISFELSEPELYYQQALNLAVDQAIQKARTISENLRIRLNPIPIRIIEGSAPSIPRQQFYQEVAATPILPGDLRIEAFVTADFCYAK
- a CDS encoding cytidylate kinase-like family protein, whose translation is MRKVITISREFGAGGGEIGNKVAKALNYEYYDKELILKTARESNVDVESLLKWDEKVPMNFGFSQSLFDFYNKPLSEKLFDAQQQIIKIVAEKGNCVIVGRNANTILKEYDHALHVFVHADPYWRLKRMANKMPDAAEAKVSEQIRTIDKMRRKYCTYYTHTEFGVADYYDISFNTSKLGIDVCVEIICSLAKQ